The proteins below are encoded in one region of Alistipes indistinctus YIT 12060:
- the mnmA gene encoding tRNA 2-thiouridine(34) synthase MnmA, with protein sequence MKRVVVGLSGGVDSSVAAYLLKEQGYDVVGLFMRNWHDTTGTLEGDCPWYDDQMFAELTAKRLDIPFHFIDLSDEYRRRVVDYMFAEYGRGRTPNPDVLCNREIKFDAFLQAALKLGADYVATGHYCRREVTETAEGPVYRLLAGSDPNKDQSYFLCQLTQEQLSRALFPIGHLLKPEVRRIAAEQHLATAQRKDSQGICFVGKVDLPVFLQQQLKAREGAIVEIPASWPGYALRGRIAAPGERSTAWEIPADGPFSQEQLDALAEPYRYTPEAGRQAGTHRGAHFFTIGQRKGLGVGGYAEPLFVIASDVEHNVLYVGMGQEHPGLYRRALRILPEEMHWIRPDRALQPGGSARFSMRIRYRQPLQGGVLHVTEQGGYIVFDRPQRGVTAGQFAAWYDGDELVGSGVIHR encoded by the coding sequence GTGAAACGGGTCGTAGTAGGCCTCTCGGGAGGCGTGGATTCGAGCGTCGCGGCTTACCTGCTCAAGGAGCAGGGCTACGACGTGGTGGGACTGTTCATGCGCAACTGGCACGACACCACCGGCACGCTCGAAGGCGACTGCCCGTGGTACGACGACCAGATGTTCGCCGAGCTGACCGCCAAACGGCTCGACATCCCGTTCCATTTCATCGACCTGAGCGACGAATACCGCCGCCGCGTGGTGGACTACATGTTCGCCGAATACGGGCGCGGCCGCACGCCGAACCCCGACGTGCTGTGCAACCGCGAGATCAAGTTCGACGCGTTCCTCCAAGCGGCGCTGAAGCTGGGCGCCGACTACGTCGCCACGGGGCACTACTGCCGCCGCGAAGTGACCGAAACGGCCGAAGGGCCGGTCTACCGCCTGCTCGCGGGCAGCGACCCGAACAAAGACCAGAGCTATTTCCTCTGCCAGCTTACGCAGGAGCAGCTTTCGCGCGCGCTCTTCCCGATCGGGCACCTGCTCAAACCCGAAGTACGGCGCATCGCGGCCGAACAGCACCTCGCCACCGCGCAGCGCAAGGATTCGCAGGGCATCTGCTTCGTCGGCAAGGTGGACCTACCGGTATTCCTGCAGCAGCAGCTCAAGGCGCGCGAGGGTGCGATCGTCGAGATTCCGGCCTCGTGGCCGGGGTATGCGCTGCGCGGGCGGATTGCGGCACCGGGGGAGCGCAGTACAGCTTGGGAGATTCCGGCCGACGGGCCGTTCTCGCAGGAGCAGCTCGACGCGCTGGCGGAACCCTACCGGTATACGCCGGAAGCGGGCAGGCAGGCGGGCACGCACCGCGGCGCCCACTTTTTCACCATCGGCCAGCGCAAAGGCCTCGGCGTGGGCGGCTACGCGGAACCGTTGTTCGTGATCGCGAGCGACGTGGAACACAACGTACTCTACGTGGGCATGGGCCAGGAGCATCCGGGACTCTACCGGCGTGCGCTGCGGATCCTGCCCGAAGAGATGCACTGGATCCGGCCCGACCGCGCGTTACAGCCGGGCGGCAGCGCCCGCTTCTCGATGCGCATCCGCTACCGGCAGCCGTTGCAGGGCGGCGTGCTGCACGTCACGGAGCAGGGCGGTTACATCGTCTTCGACCGGCCGCAGCGCGGCGTCACCGCAGGGCAGTTCGCCGCGTGGTACGACGGCGACGAGCTGGTCGGCTCCGGGGTAATCCACCGGTAA
- a CDS encoding ROK family protein, whose amino-acid sequence MNEKYALGVDIGGSHIACQVVELGSSRPVGETYTEVKIAENESAQKILAAWDSALGACMQKAGARAITGLGVAMPSPFDFIKGIAMAEHKFASIKGMNVRAELHRLTGIDPSRILFTNDAAGFGMGAWSLGGGNARHLIGVTLGTGFGACFIVDGCYATYGPGVPIGGELWDYPFRGRIAEDFVSTRWFEEKFRQITGVAITGVKPMIDYYHADKYTAEVRAIFDEFARTFAEIMLPFVQRFGADTLVVGGGMVRAEEFFFPQLRAAFEQKGVQIPVVAMADTTTAIIAGAAALCK is encoded by the coding sequence ATGAACGAAAAATACGCCCTCGGCGTCGATATCGGCGGGTCGCACATCGCCTGCCAGGTGGTCGAGCTCGGCAGCAGCAGACCCGTCGGGGAGACCTACACCGAAGTCAAAATCGCCGAAAACGAGTCGGCGCAGAAGATTCTCGCCGCGTGGGACAGCGCGCTGGGAGCCTGCATGCAGAAAGCCGGCGCGCGCGCCATCACGGGCCTCGGCGTAGCGATGCCCTCGCCGTTCGACTTCATCAAGGGAATCGCGATGGCCGAACACAAATTCGCATCGATCAAAGGCATGAACGTCCGCGCCGAACTGCACCGCCTCACCGGCATCGACCCGTCGCGTATCCTGTTCACCAACGACGCGGCGGGCTTCGGCATGGGGGCCTGGAGCCTCGGCGGCGGCAACGCGCGCCACCTGATCGGCGTGACGCTGGGCACCGGATTCGGCGCCTGCTTCATCGTCGACGGCTGCTACGCCACCTACGGCCCCGGCGTACCCATCGGCGGCGAGCTGTGGGACTACCCGTTCCGGGGCCGGATCGCCGAGGATTTCGTCTCGACGCGCTGGTTCGAAGAGAAGTTCCGCCAGATCACCGGCGTGGCCATCACCGGCGTCAAACCGATGATCGACTACTACCACGCGGACAAGTACACCGCCGAGGTGCGCGCCATCTTCGACGAATTCGCCCGCACGTTCGCCGAGATCATGCTGCCGTTCGTGCAGCGCTTCGGCGCCGACACGCTGGTGGTGGGCGGCGGCATGGTGCGCGCCGAGGAGTTTTTCTTCCCGCAGCTGCGCGCCGCTTTCGAACAGAAGGGCGTGCAGATCCCGGTGGTGGCGATGGCCGACACGACCACCGCGATCATCGCCGGGGCGGCCGCGCTGTGTAAATAA
- the lon gene encoding endopeptidase La — protein MSKKQYNEEDFSGISDMLEGKHHVIPIVSNEDEEEAENTEVPDTLPILTLRSSVLFPGSITPITVGRQRSMKLIRDVEAAGGLMGAVLQKEPEVEQPGPDDLYRVGTAARILKILEMPNGNLTVILHGLEKVEIKEYLTAEPYFKASVAPLKDSVPERSNIEFDALVDSIKDVALGIINISPNMPKEAAFAIKNIDSKRGIINFICSNIDLPDADRQRLLEAPGLLARARRLLEILIREQQLVELKNEIQTKVKQDIDQQQRDYFLQQQMRTIQDELGGDPADKDIDELRKKAEKKQWKDETKELFFKELGKLERMNPAVAEYSVQLNYLQLMAELPWEHCTTDNLDLNRAKKRLDSDHFGLEEVKDRILEHLAVIKLKGDLKSPILCLYGPPGVGKTSLGKSVAAALKRKFGRISLGGLHDEAEIRGHRRTYIGAMPGRIIQTIKRAGSSNPVIILDEIDKVTVSNHGDPSSALLEVLDPEQNTTFHDNYLDTEYDLSKVLFIATANNIANINPALRDRMEMINIPGYILEDKVQIARKHLVPKQLKAHGVPAKDLKIAPKVIEKVIADYTRESGVRSLDKQIAKIVRTRAKNIGFGEEFKPEVSPADVEKILGVPRFTNDIYDIQGMVGIVTGLAWTEVGGDILYIESILTPGKGALTMTGNLGDVMKESATIALQWVKAHADELGIAREKFEKNDIHIHVPEGAIPKDGPSAGITMMTSLVSTLSGRRVKDYIAMTGETTLRGRVLPVGGIKEKILAAKRAGIREIVLSEENRKDISEIKPEYLEGLTFHYVKTNDDVLKLVMAE, from the coding sequence ATGAGTAAGAAACAGTATAACGAAGAGGATTTTTCCGGCATTTCGGACATGCTCGAAGGTAAGCACCACGTGATTCCGATCGTCTCGAACGAGGACGAGGAGGAGGCCGAAAACACGGAAGTCCCCGACACGCTGCCGATCCTGACCCTTCGCAGCTCGGTGCTGTTCCCCGGCTCGATCACGCCGATCACCGTGGGGCGCCAGCGCTCGATGAAGCTGATCCGCGACGTGGAAGCCGCCGGCGGCCTGATGGGCGCCGTATTGCAGAAGGAGCCCGAAGTGGAGCAGCCCGGCCCGGACGACCTGTACCGTGTCGGCACCGCCGCGCGTATCCTCAAGATCCTCGAGATGCCCAACGGCAACCTGACGGTGATCCTGCACGGCCTCGAGAAGGTCGAGATCAAGGAGTACCTCACCGCGGAACCCTATTTCAAAGCGAGCGTCGCCCCGCTGAAAGACAGCGTGCCCGAACGCAGCAACATCGAGTTCGACGCACTGGTGGATTCGATCAAGGACGTGGCCCTCGGGATCATCAACATCTCGCCGAACATGCCCAAGGAGGCCGCCTTCGCGATCAAGAACATCGACAGCAAGCGCGGCATCATCAACTTCATCTGCTCGAACATCGACCTGCCCGACGCCGACCGCCAGCGGTTGCTGGAGGCCCCGGGCCTGCTGGCGCGCGCACGCCGCCTGCTCGAAATCCTGATCCGCGAGCAGCAACTGGTCGAACTCAAGAACGAGATACAGACCAAGGTAAAGCAGGATATCGACCAGCAGCAGCGCGACTACTTCCTGCAGCAGCAGATGCGCACGATCCAGGACGAGCTGGGCGGAGACCCGGCCGACAAGGACATCGACGAACTGCGCAAGAAAGCCGAAAAGAAGCAGTGGAAGGATGAGACCAAAGAGCTCTTCTTCAAGGAGCTGGGCAAGCTGGAACGGATGAATCCGGCCGTAGCCGAATACTCCGTGCAGCTGAACTACCTGCAGCTGATGGCCGAACTGCCCTGGGAGCACTGCACCACCGACAACCTCGACCTGAACCGCGCGAAGAAGCGGCTCGACAGCGACCATTTCGGCCTCGAGGAGGTGAAGGACCGCATCCTCGAACACCTGGCCGTGATCAAGCTCAAAGGCGATCTGAAATCGCCGATCCTCTGCCTGTACGGCCCCCCGGGCGTGGGCAAGACCTCGCTGGGCAAATCGGTGGCCGCCGCGCTCAAGCGCAAGTTCGGCCGCATTTCGCTGGGCGGGCTGCACGACGAAGCCGAGATCCGCGGACACCGCCGCACCTACATCGGTGCGATGCCGGGCCGGATCATCCAGACCATCAAGCGGGCCGGATCGTCGAATCCGGTGATCATCCTCGACGAGATCGACAAGGTGACCGTCTCCAACCACGGCGATCCGTCGTCGGCGCTGCTCGAGGTGCTCGACCCGGAACAGAACACCACGTTCCACGACAACTACCTCGACACCGAGTACGACCTCTCGAAGGTGCTGTTCATCGCGACGGCCAACAACATCGCCAACATCAACCCGGCGCTGAGGGACCGCATGGAGATGATCAACATCCCGGGCTACATCCTCGAGGACAAGGTGCAGATCGCCCGCAAACACCTCGTGCCCAAGCAGCTCAAGGCGCACGGCGTACCGGCCAAGGACCTGAAGATCGCCCCGAAGGTGATCGAGAAGGTGATCGCCGACTACACGCGCGAATCGGGCGTCCGGTCGCTCGACAAGCAGATCGCGAAGATCGTCCGCACGCGGGCGAAAAATATCGGCTTCGGCGAGGAGTTCAAGCCGGAGGTGTCGCCCGCCGACGTCGAGAAGATCCTCGGCGTGCCGCGCTTCACCAACGACATCTACGACATCCAGGGCATGGTGGGCATCGTCACGGGCCTCGCCTGGACCGAAGTGGGCGGCGACATCCTCTACATCGAGTCGATCCTCACCCCGGGCAAGGGCGCCCTCACGATGACCGGCAACCTGGGCGACGTGATGAAGGAGTCGGCCACCATCGCGCTGCAGTGGGTCAAGGCGCACGCCGACGAACTGGGCATCGCCCGCGAAAAGTTCGAAAAGAACGACATCCACATCCACGTGCCGGAAGGGGCGATTCCCAAGGACGGCCCGAGCGCCGGCATCACGATGATGACTTCGCTGGTTTCGACCCTCTCGGGCCGCCGCGTAAAGGACTACATCGCGATGACGGGCGAGACGACGCTGCGCGGACGGGTGCTGCCCGTAGGCGGCATCAAGGAGAAGATCCTCGCCGCGAAACGCGCGGGGATCAGGGAGATCGTCCTCTCGGAAGAGAACCGCAAGGACATCAGCGAGATCAAGCCGGAATACCTCGAAGGGCTCACGTTCCACTACGTGAAGACCAACGACGACGTGCTGAAGCTCGTGATGGCCGAATAG
- a CDS encoding valine--tRNA ligase has protein sequence MEIAAKYAPQQIEQKWYDYWMEHGFFHSVPDAREPYTIVIPPPNVTGVLHMGHMLNETIQDVLVRRARMQGKNACWVPGTDHASIATEAKVVAKLKAEGIDKGSLTREEFLKHAWEWKEKHGGIILSQLRRLGASCDWERTKFTMDPALSRSVIKVFVDLYNKGKIYRGVRMVNWDPAALTALSDEEVIHRESQGKLYYLRYMIEGTADYLVVATTRPETILGDTALCVNPNDPRYRHLPADARVIVPLVNRSVPVIRDEYVDIEFGTGALKVTPAHDVNDYMLGEKYGLETIDIFNDDGTLNAHGAQYAGMDRFDVRRQIEIDLAEAGLLEKVEPYTNQVGYSERTNVPIEPKLSMQWFLKMEELARPALKAVMEDTVRLVPAKFKNTYRYWMENVKDWCISRQLWWGQQIPAYYLPEGGYVVAETPEEALEVAREKTGNPSLSPADLRQDPDVLDTWFSSWLWPISVFDGINNPENDEIKYYYPTNDLVTGPDILFFWVARMIIAGYEYRGEKPFGSVYLTGIVRDKLRRKMSKSLGNSPDPIELIDRYGADGVRVAMLLCSAAGSDLLFDESLCEQGRNFGNKIWNAYRLVQGWQVDERLVQCEGNRLAVEWFDAILDRTLASVEADFAAYRISEALMQLYKLFWDEFSGWYLEMVKPAYQQPIDRATLDATLGFFDKLLRVLHPFMPFLTEELWQNIAPREDGESLMMSRLPEVKCACGEASGSRDAGAEGLLAGAELLKEAVSGVRNIRKEHNLPNKEALELCVIADENYPAAFAPLLEKMANLSAVRTVGEKLPDAAAFVVKTTQYFVPLPGKIDAAEELPKLEAELEYLEGFLASVNKKLSNERFVQSAPEKVVANERAKQADAEAKIAALRERIAALK, from the coding sequence ATGGAAATCGCAGCGAAATACGCTCCGCAGCAGATCGAACAGAAGTGGTACGACTACTGGATGGAGCACGGCTTCTTCCACTCGGTTCCCGACGCGCGGGAGCCCTATACGATCGTAATTCCGCCCCCCAACGTGACAGGCGTGCTGCACATGGGCCACATGCTCAACGAGACGATCCAGGACGTGCTGGTGCGCCGCGCGCGGATGCAGGGTAAGAACGCCTGCTGGGTGCCGGGCACCGACCACGCGTCGATCGCCACCGAGGCGAAAGTCGTGGCCAAGCTCAAAGCCGAGGGGATCGACAAGGGTTCGCTCACGCGCGAGGAGTTTTTGAAGCATGCGTGGGAGTGGAAGGAGAAGCACGGCGGCATCATCCTGAGCCAGTTGCGCCGCCTCGGTGCGTCGTGCGACTGGGAGCGGACGAAGTTCACGATGGATCCGGCGCTGAGCCGGAGCGTCATCAAGGTTTTCGTAGACCTCTATAACAAAGGGAAGATTTACCGCGGCGTGCGGATGGTCAACTGGGACCCCGCCGCGCTGACGGCCCTCTCGGACGAAGAGGTGATCCACCGCGAGTCGCAGGGCAAGCTCTACTACCTGCGCTATATGATCGAGGGGACGGCGGACTACCTGGTCGTGGCCACGACGCGGCCCGAGACGATCCTCGGGGACACGGCGCTGTGCGTGAACCCGAACGACCCGCGCTACCGGCACCTGCCCGCGGACGCCCGTGTGATCGTGCCGCTGGTGAACCGTTCCGTGCCGGTGATCCGCGACGAGTACGTCGATATCGAGTTCGGTACCGGCGCGCTGAAGGTGACCCCGGCGCACGACGTGAACGACTACATGCTCGGTGAGAAATACGGCCTCGAGACGATCGACATCTTCAACGACGACGGCACGCTCAACGCTCATGGCGCGCAGTATGCGGGCATGGACCGCTTCGATGTGCGCAGGCAGATCGAGATCGACCTTGCGGAGGCCGGGCTGCTCGAAAAGGTGGAGCCCTACACGAACCAGGTGGGCTACTCGGAGCGTACCAACGTGCCCATCGAACCGAAGCTCTCGATGCAGTGGTTCCTGAAGATGGAGGAGCTCGCCCGGCCCGCGCTGAAGGCGGTGATGGAGGATACGGTACGGCTCGTTCCGGCCAAGTTCAAGAATACCTACCGCTACTGGATGGAAAACGTCAAGGACTGGTGCATTTCGCGCCAGTTGTGGTGGGGGCAGCAGATTCCGGCCTACTACCTGCCCGAGGGCGGTTACGTGGTGGCCGAGACGCCCGAAGAGGCGCTGGAGGTGGCCCGCGAAAAGACCGGCAACCCGTCGCTCTCGCCCGCGGACCTGCGGCAGGATCCCGATGTGCTCGACACGTGGTTCTCGTCGTGGCTCTGGCCGATTTCGGTTTTCGACGGCATCAACAACCCCGAAAACGACGAGATCAAATACTATTATCCGACCAACGACCTGGTGACCGGGCCCGACATCCTCTTCTTCTGGGTGGCGCGCATGATTATCGCCGGGTACGAATACCGCGGCGAGAAACCGTTCGGCAGCGTCTACCTGACCGGAATCGTGCGCGACAAACTGCGCCGCAAGATGAGCAAGTCGCTCGGCAACTCGCCCGACCCGATCGAACTGATCGATCGCTACGGCGCCGACGGCGTGCGCGTGGCGATGCTGCTCTGCTCGGCCGCCGGCAGCGACCTGCTGTTCGACGAATCGCTCTGCGAACAGGGACGCAATTTCGGGAATAAGATCTGGAACGCCTACCGCCTCGTACAGGGCTGGCAGGTGGATGAACGGCTGGTCCAGTGCGAAGGCAACCGCCTGGCGGTGGAGTGGTTCGACGCGATACTGGACCGCACGCTCGCATCGGTCGAGGCCGATTTTGCCGCGTACCGCATCTCCGAGGCGCTGATGCAGCTGTATAAGCTCTTCTGGGACGAATTTTCGGGCTGGTACCTCGAAATGGTGAAGCCCGCCTACCAGCAGCCGATCGACCGCGCGACGCTCGATGCGACGCTCGGTTTCTTCGACAAGCTGTTGCGCGTGCTGCACCCGTTCATGCCCTTCCTGACCGAGGAGCTGTGGCAGAACATCGCCCCGCGGGAGGATGGCGAGAGCCTGATGATGAGCCGCCTGCCGGAGGTGAAATGCGCGTGCGGCGAGGCTTCCGGTTCCCGGGATGCCGGGGCGGAAGGATTGCTCGCCGGGGCGGAACTGCTCAAAGAGGCGGTTTCGGGCGTGCGCAATATCCGCAAGGAACACAACCTGCCGAACAAGGAGGCTCTGGAGCTGTGCGTGATCGCCGACGAGAACTACCCGGCGGCTTTCGCCCCGCTGCTGGAGAAGATGGCGAACCTCTCCGCCGTGCGCACGGTGGGGGAGAAGCTGCCCGATGCGGCGGCGTTCGTGGTCAAGACGACGCAGTATTTCGTGCCGCTGCCGGGGAAGATCGACGCGGCCGAAGAGCTGCCGAAGCTCGAAGCCGAACTGGAATACCTCGAAGGGTTCCTCGCTTCGGTAAACAAAAAGCTCTCGAACGAACGTTTCGTGCAGAGCGCCCCGGAGAAAGTGGTCGCCAACGAGCGGGCCAAGCAGGCCGATGCCGAGGCGAAGATCGCGGCGCTGCGCGAACGGATCGCGGCGCTGAAATAG
- the terL gene encoding phage terminase large subunit, whose translation MDAFAKGLVRRLIVSVPPQHGKSLGSSVLLPAYALGIRPGLRIALASYNLRLASRFNRRIQQLIDSAPYAELFPDTRLKPLHGGTGNKKEAAAPSAAGAGNLVRTAEEFDLAGQSGGLLAVGREGSLTGNTVDLLILDDLFKDALEANSPLVRDNAWEWYNAVARTRLHNGSQELIVGTRWHEEDLPGRIAAHERVVGLTDFSQLGTLPPDCWLMLNFEAIKESPPTPADPRDKGEALWPARHSRALLDARRRLDPHLFEALYQGRPASKEGLLYGEGFATYDELPATVVKRGNYTDTADTGDDYLCSLCYAVGGDGMIYLTDALYTPEPMEATEPQAAAMLRRADVREALFESNNGGRGFARAVGRLVPEVRIAWTHQSRNKEARILSNSATVQRLARWPRGWEARWPELARDLLGYRRLYRANRRHDAPDALTGVVETELDRSRRTIRAVGFRSPER comes from the coding sequence TTGGACGCCTTTGCCAAAGGGCTCGTCAGGCGGCTGATCGTCTCGGTACCGCCGCAGCACGGCAAGTCGCTCGGCTCTTCGGTGTTGTTGCCCGCCTATGCGCTGGGCATCCGCCCCGGCCTGCGCATCGCGCTCGCGTCGTACAACCTGCGGCTCGCGTCGCGCTTTAACCGCCGCATCCAGCAGCTGATCGACAGCGCTCCCTACGCAGAACTTTTCCCGGACACCCGGCTCAAACCGCTGCACGGAGGTACCGGAAACAAAAAAGAGGCTGCCGCCCCTTCCGCCGCCGGGGCCGGAAATCTGGTCCGCACCGCCGAGGAGTTCGACCTCGCCGGGCAAAGCGGCGGCCTGCTCGCGGTCGGGCGCGAAGGATCGCTCACCGGCAACACGGTGGACCTGCTGATCCTCGACGACCTGTTCAAGGACGCGCTGGAGGCCAATTCTCCGCTGGTGCGCGACAACGCGTGGGAGTGGTACAACGCGGTAGCGCGCACGCGCCTGCACAACGGCTCGCAGGAGCTGATCGTCGGCACCCGCTGGCACGAAGAGGACCTGCCCGGACGCATCGCCGCGCACGAACGGGTCGTCGGGCTGACCGACTTTTCTCAGCTCGGCACGCTGCCGCCCGACTGCTGGCTGATGCTGAATTTCGAAGCGATCAAAGAGTCGCCGCCCACTCCGGCCGATCCGCGCGACAAGGGCGAGGCGCTGTGGCCCGCACGCCATTCGCGCGCGCTGCTCGACGCGCGGCGCAGACTCGACCCGCACCTGTTCGAAGCGCTCTACCAGGGGCGCCCGGCCTCAAAAGAGGGATTGCTTTACGGCGAAGGGTTCGCCACCTACGACGAACTGCCCGCGACGGTGGTCAAACGCGGCAACTACACCGACACCGCCGATACGGGCGACGACTACCTCTGCTCGCTCTGCTACGCGGTGGGCGGCGACGGCATGATCTACCTGACCGACGCGCTCTACACGCCGGAGCCGATGGAGGCGACCGAACCGCAGGCGGCCGCGATGCTGCGCCGCGCGGACGTACGCGAAGCGCTTTTCGAAAGCAACAACGGCGGACGCGGCTTCGCGCGGGCGGTGGGGCGCCTGGTGCCGGAGGTGCGCATCGCGTGGACGCACCAGTCGCGCAACAAGGAGGCGCGCATCCTCTCCAATTCGGCCACGGTGCAGCGCCTCGCACGCTGGCCGCGGGGCTGGGAGGCACGCTGGCCGGAACTCGCGCGCGACCTGCTCGGTTACCGCCGCCTCTACCGGGCCAACCGCCGCCACGACGCTCCGGACGCGCTGACCGGGGTGGTCGAGACCGAACTCGACCGTTCGCGCCGCACGATCCGCGCGGTGGGTTTCCGTTCGCCTGAGAGATAA
- a CDS encoding XRE family transcriptional regulator: MRERLRLIRKELGLTQEALAQKLGIGKSALSMIETGRASLSERNKNIIVQELNVNPEWLETGQGQMFFEQRPEAVFTNRTDRRLPTQSVPLYNIEGTAGLVPLFLDRESVRPVDYIHIPNLPRCDGAIYVVGDSMYPLLKSGDIVLYKQVSGIENIFWGDMYLLSIDIDGEEYVTVKYIQKSENEGCVKLVSQNPHHADKEVPVERIRALAFVKASIRMNSIR, from the coding sequence ATGAGGGAGCGATTGAGGTTGATACGCAAAGAGTTGGGGTTGACGCAAGAGGCGCTTGCCCAAAAATTGGGCATCGGGAAGAGTGCGCTGTCGATGATCGAGACCGGCCGCGCATCGCTTTCGGAACGAAATAAAAATATTATTGTTCAGGAATTGAACGTTAATCCCGAGTGGCTCGAAACCGGACAGGGGCAGATGTTTTTCGAACAGCGGCCCGAGGCGGTCTTCACGAACCGCACCGACCGCAGACTGCCCACGCAGAGCGTACCCCTCTATAATATAGAGGGAACCGCCGGGCTGGTGCCGCTTTTCCTGGACCGGGAGTCGGTGCGCCCGGTCGACTACATCCACATTCCGAACCTGCCCCGCTGCGACGGTGCGATCTACGTGGTGGGCGACAGCATGTATCCGCTGCTCAAGAGCGGCGACATCGTGCTCTACAAGCAGGTAAGCGGCATCGAGAACATCTTCTGGGGGGACATGTACCTGCTCTCGATCGATATCGACGGCGAGGAGTACGTGACGGTCAAGTATATCCAGAAGTCCGAAAACGAGGGGTGCGTGAAGCTCGTGAGCCAGAACCCGCACCATGCCGACAAGGAGGTACCGGTCGAGCGGATCCGTGCGCTGGCGTTCGTCAAGGCGAGCATCCGCATGAACTCGATCCGGTAG
- the ung gene encoding uracil-DNA glycosylase, with product MDVKISPRWKELLGAEFEKPYFAELVRFVKQEYATRRVFPAGRNIFHAFDMCDPDDIKVVVIGQDPYHGEGQAHGLCFSVNDGVPFPPSLVNIFQEVRDDTGAAVPASGNLDRWASQGVLLLNAVLTVRAHEPASHAGRGWEQFTDAVVRAIAAHRDRVVYMLWGSYAQRKGAIVDPARNCILKAVHPSPLSAYRGFFGCRHFSQANAYLEANGRTPVVW from the coding sequence ATGGACGTAAAGATATCGCCCCGCTGGAAAGAGCTGCTCGGGGCCGAGTTTGAAAAACCCTATTTTGCCGAGCTGGTGCGGTTTGTCAAACAGGAGTATGCCACGCGGCGCGTTTTTCCCGCCGGGCGCAACATTTTCCATGCGTTCGACATGTGCGACCCGGACGACATCAAAGTGGTCGTGATCGGGCAGGATCCTTACCACGGCGAGGGGCAGGCGCACGGGCTCTGTTTCTCGGTGAACGACGGCGTGCCGTTTCCGCCGTCGCTGGTCAATATATTCCAGGAGGTGCGCGACGATACCGGGGCCGCCGTGCCCGCGAGCGGCAACCTCGACCGCTGGGCGTCGCAGGGCGTGCTGCTGCTCAACGCGGTGCTGACCGTGCGCGCACACGAGCCCGCCTCGCATGCCGGCAGGGGCTGGGAACAGTTCACCGATGCGGTGGTGCGTGCGATCGCCGCGCACCGCGACCGGGTCGTCTACATGTTGTGGGGCTCTTACGCGCAGCGCAAGGGCGCGATCGTCGATCCGGCGCGCAACTGTATCCTCAAGGCGGTGCATCCGTCGCCGCTGTCGGCGTACCGGGGCTTTTTCGGCTGCCGCCACTTCTCGCAGGCGAACGCCTACCTCGAGGCCAACGGCCGCACGCCGGTCGTGTGGTAA
- a CDS encoding DUF3108 domain-containing protein: MNKLFTTLYLLAACLFGTPLCGQTSGTPADAAQSKNPAFTHGEKLTYVVSYKAGINTDVAEVTFVTREGWLDGTKVYQIDANGRVYPFFRWFFDLNDSYYSSLDYRTLRPLELRAEIREGKYRTLSKYTYDWDAKQVHTSFRNHKNPTATLKTMPLTEGSFDAVALFFNLRCEDAAKFRPGEKHTLEMVLEDTIRRINYRLAGREVRNIKGVGKFRTLKFVCELATSSGESFKDGSEFYLWISDDLNKIPLYLESPIRIGSVRVRLLDASNLKYPLTSKIK; this comes from the coding sequence ATGAACAAATTGTTTACGACCTTATACCTGCTCGCCGCCTGCCTGTTCGGGACGCCGCTCTGCGGGCAGACTTCCGGCACCCCGGCGGACGCCGCCCAATCCAAAAACCCGGCCTTCACGCACGGGGAGAAACTCACCTACGTGGTCAGCTACAAGGCGGGTATCAATACCGACGTGGCCGAAGTGACCTTCGTCACGCGGGAAGGATGGCTCGACGGAACCAAAGTCTACCAGATCGACGCGAACGGCCGCGTTTACCCCTTCTTCCGCTGGTTTTTCGACCTGAACGACTCCTATTACAGCAGCCTCGACTACCGGACGCTGCGTCCGCTCGAACTGCGCGCCGAAATCCGCGAGGGCAAGTACCGCACCTTGAGCAAATACACCTACGACTGGGACGCGAAACAGGTGCACACCTCGTTCCGCAACCACAAGAACCCCACCGCGACGCTCAAGACGATGCCGCTCACCGAAGGGAGTTTTGACGCGGTCGCACTCTTTTTCAACCTGCGCTGCGAAGATGCCGCAAAGTTCCGCCCCGGCGAGAAGCATACGCTCGAAATGGTGCTCGAAGACACGATCCGCCGCATCAACTACCGCCTCGCGGGGCGCGAGGTGCGCAACATCAAAGGCGTGGGCAAGTTCCGCACGCTGAAGTTCGTCTGCGAGCTGGCCACCTCCTCGGGCGAATCGTTCAAGGACGGTTCGGAGTTCTACCTCTGGATATCGGACGACCTGAACAAGATTCCGCTCTACCTCGAATCGCCGATCCGCATCGGGTCCGTGCGCGTGCGGCTGCTCGACGCGTCGAACCTGAAATACCCGCTGACGAGCAAAATCAAATAG